A single window of Sulfurovum sp. UBA12169 DNA harbors:
- a CDS encoding bifunctional phosphoribosylaminoimidazolecarboxamide formyltransferase/inosine monophosphate cyclohydrolase gives MRALLSVSDKNGIVAFAKELERLGWEIISTGGTYKTLSNEGIKVTEIDEVTKFPECFEGRVKTLNPYVHGGILYKREDQAHAAQAKELGVEGIDLVCVNLYPFAATIARTDEFEEIIENIDIGGPTMVRSAAKNFNDVLIVTDANDYNLVLEAIEKKEDTLEFRRNLMIKAFEHTAAYDAMIANYMNGRFNEGFGDYQFIAGKKVFDTRYGENPHQKGALYEFGGFFSNHFKQLKGEASFNNLTDVNGALKIAASFGDENAVCIVKHGNPCGFAIKENLVDAYAEALKCDPVSAFGGVVAVNGVVTKALAEKMNEIFLEVIIAADFDQEAIAVFENKKRIKLFAQGGKKLVLANDPADFKHIDGGFVFQNSDCICNNEVHKAEQKSELTASMQEMKDLEIAWKVAGLTKSNCVVYVKNSAMVAVGMGMTSRVDAAQCALKKAKEMNLDVSGAAMASEAFFPFRDSIDAAAAAGVKAIIEPGGSIRDDEVIQAANEHGIALYFTGVRHFLH, from the coding sequence ATGAGAGCATTGTTAAGCGTAAGCGATAAAAACGGTATTGTTGCTTTTGCAAAAGAATTGGAACGATTGGGGTGGGAAATTATTTCAACCGGAGGAACCTACAAAACATTAAGCAATGAAGGCATCAAAGTTACAGAGATAGACGAAGTAACTAAATTTCCTGAATGTTTTGAGGGGCGCGTAAAAACACTTAACCCTTATGTGCATGGCGGTATCCTATATAAAAGAGAAGATCAGGCGCATGCCGCACAGGCCAAAGAGCTCGGCGTAGAAGGGATAGACCTTGTCTGTGTCAATCTTTATCCGTTTGCCGCAACCATCGCCAGAACGGACGAATTTGAAGAGATTATTGAAAATATTGATATCGGCGGTCCCACCATGGTGCGTTCTGCGGCAAAAAATTTTAATGACGTACTTATCGTAACGGACGCAAATGACTACAATTTGGTGCTTGAAGCTATAGAAAAAAAAGAAGACACATTGGAATTCAGAAGAAATCTGATGATAAAAGCTTTTGAGCATACTGCTGCGTATGATGCGATGATTGCCAATTATATGAATGGCCGTTTCAATGAAGGTTTTGGAGACTATCAGTTCATTGCGGGCAAAAAAGTATTTGATACGCGTTATGGCGAAAATCCTCATCAAAAAGGTGCACTGTATGAATTTGGAGGATTTTTCAGTAATCATTTCAAACAGCTTAAAGGAGAGGCGAGTTTTAACAACCTTACCGATGTGAACGGTGCCCTTAAAATAGCCGCCAGCTTTGGAGACGAAAACGCCGTTTGCATTGTCAAGCATGGAAATCCTTGCGGATTTGCCATAAAAGAAAATTTAGTAGATGCTTACGCTGAGGCGCTTAAATGTGATCCTGTTTCTGCATTTGGCGGTGTGGTTGCAGTGAATGGGGTTGTAACAAAGGCTTTGGCGGAAAAAATGAATGAAATTTTTCTTGAAGTGATTATCGCAGCAGATTTTGATCAAGAAGCTATAGCGGTTTTTGAAAACAAGAAACGTATTAAGCTTTTTGCACAAGGGGGCAAAAAGCTCGTGCTTGCCAATGATCCTGCAGATTTTAAACATATTGACGGCGGTTTTGTTTTTCAAAACAGTGATTGCATCTGTAACAATGAAGTACACAAGGCAGAACAAAAAAGTGAGCTTACAGCAAGTATGCAAGAGATGAAAGATTTAGAGATAGCATGGAAAGTTGCAGGACTAACGAAGTCAAACTGCGTAGTTTATGTTAAAAACTCGGCGATGGTTGCAGTGGGTATGGGTATGACTAGCCGTGTGGATGCAGCACAATGTGCACTCAAAAAAGCCAAAGAGATGAATCTTGACGTCAGCGGGGCAGCGATGGCCTCGGAGGCTTTCTTTCCGTTCCGCGACAGCATAGACGCCGCCGCTGCCGCAGGCGTGAAAGCGATCATTGAGCCGGGGGGAAGCATTCGTGATGATGAAGTGATCCAGGCAGCAAACGAGCACGGTATCGCACTTTATTTTACGGGCGTAAGACACTTTTTGCATTAA
- a CDS encoding sulfurtransferase: MRKILFGILMIWTALLADLQEVWVTPDFIEKDIKIIDIRTPSEWRETGIVKGAYTLMFFDEQGRFDIQGFLNQLNKIVKKDEQFALICRTGSRTAEVSKFLANEMGYNVINLRGGVMKLRYEGYKFVPYTQ, encoded by the coding sequence ATGCGAAAAATACTTTTTGGGATATTGATGATATGGACTGCCTTATTGGCAGATTTGCAGGAAGTTTGGGTTACTCCGGATTTTATAGAAAAAGATATCAAGATTATTGATATAAGAACACCTTCAGAATGGAGAGAGACAGGCATAGTCAAGGGTGCATATACTCTTATGTTTTTTGATGAGCAGGGACGATTTGATATTCAGGGTTTTTTAAATCAATTGAATAAAATTGTCAAGAAAGATGAGCAGTTTGCACTCATATGTCGAACAGGAAGCCGTACTGCCGAGGTTTCAAAATTTCTAGCCAACGAAATGGGCTACAACGTGATTAACCTGAGGGGGGGTGTAATGAAATTGAGATATGAGGGGTACAAATTTGTACCCTATACACAATAA
- a CDS encoding DnaJ family protein has product MAKSLYETLGVSEDANADEIKKAYRKLARKYHPDINKEESAQEKFKEINAAYEVLSDPQKKQQYDQYGDQMFGGQNFHDFARGQSADIDLDEILRSMFGGARSGFGGAQGGFGGFGGFGGMPDLDVQARITVPFMVSITGGKHSVSVGGQSFDIKIPAGIKSGETMRVRGKGKQYQGQAGDLLLSVEVAPSKEYERKENDLYKTFDVPLKEALFGGKIQIETPQKEVSLKVPQNTKNGQKFRLKGQGVPDRKTAMVGDLYLVAHVVLPDVDTLDKELKTMLESKL; this is encoded by the coding sequence ATGGCAAAAAGTTTATATGAAACGCTTGGTGTAAGCGAAGATGCGAATGCTGATGAAATTAAAAAAGCATATAGAAAATTAGCAAGAAAGTATCATCCTGATATCAACAAAGAAGAGAGTGCTCAAGAGAAGTTTAAAGAAATTAATGCAGCCTATGAAGTACTTAGCGATCCCCAAAAGAAACAGCAGTATGATCAATATGGCGATCAAATGTTTGGCGGGCAAAATTTTCATGATTTTGCACGCGGACAGAGTGCAGATATAGATTTAGATGAAATATTAAGAAGTATGTTTGGCGGTGCAAGAAGCGGTTTTGGAGGCGCACAGGGAGGATTTGGCGGTTTTGGAGGATTTGGCGGAATGCCGGATCTGGACGTGCAAGCGCGTATTACTGTGCCATTCATGGTGTCCATTACGGGCGGCAAACATAGTGTTTCAGTGGGCGGTCAAAGTTTTGATATCAAGATTCCTGCAGGTATCAAAAGCGGTGAAACCATGCGTGTGCGCGGCAAAGGAAAACAGTACCAAGGCCAGGCCGGAGATCTTTTATTGAGTGTTGAGGTAGCTCCATCCAAAGAATATGAAAGAAAAGAGAATGATCTTTATAAAACATTTGATGTGCCGCTCAAAGAAGCGCTTTTTGGAGGAAAAATACAAATTGAAACACCTCAAAAAGAAGTTTCGCTAAAAGTTCCCCAAAATACTAAAAACGGCCAAAAATTTAGACTTAAAGGTCAAGGTGTGCCTGATAGAAAAACAGCGATGGTGGGCGATTTGTATCTGGTAGCCCATGTTGTTTTGCCTGATGTTGATACGCTTGATAAAGAACTAAAAACAATGCTAGAATCCAAACTATAA
- a CDS encoding MerR family transcriptional regulator, with the protein MHSYDEPVYLISVVANMLEIHPQTLRQYEREGLVEPSRTGGRMRLYSQRDIDRMKLILRLTRQMGVNLAGVDIVLQLKEQIDQMQKEIDQLRKELNRINRNGSVHSSKALVTKSSYDIIIFED; encoded by the coding sequence ATGCACAGTTACGATGAACCTGTTTATCTTATCTCAGTGGTTGCCAATATGCTGGAAATTCACCCTCAAACGCTTAGGCAGTATGAGAGAGAGGGGCTTGTAGAACCTTCGCGTACAGGAGGACGGATGCGTTTATACTCCCAAAGAGATATCGATCGCATGAAACTTATTTTACGATTGACACGTCAAATGGGTGTAAACTTGGCGGGAGTGGATATTGTGTTGCAGCTAAAAGAACAGATCGATCAGATGCAAAAAGAGATAGATCAGCTCCGCAAGGAACTTAACCGTATCAACCGTAATGGTTCGGTTCACTCAAGCAAAGCTTTGGTGACTAAAAGCAGTTATGATATTATTATCTTTGAAGACTAA
- a CDS encoding adenylate cyclase — translation MGVEIERKFLVKNTWPRENGTLYIQGYLSRQKERTVRVRVVGDKGYLTIKGKNQKASRPEYEYAIPAEEAKEMLEQLCEKPIICKYRYKVLYENTVWEIDQFLGENEGLIVAEVELESEDQMIDLPPWIGQEVTDDTRYYNANLIGNPYQKWEKKIQ, via the coding sequence ATGGGTGTAGAAATAGAACGTAAGTTTTTAGTGAAAAATACATGGCCAAGAGAGAATGGTACTTTATATATACAAGGGTATTTGAGCCGTCAAAAAGAGCGAACGGTAAGAGTAAGAGTGGTGGGCGATAAGGGATATCTGACGATCAAAGGAAAGAATCAAAAAGCATCCAGGCCCGAATACGAATATGCCATCCCTGCAGAAGAGGCGAAGGAGATGCTGGAGCAATTATGTGAAAAGCCAATCATTTGCAAATACCGCTATAAGGTTTTATATGAAAATACAGTGTGGGAAATAGATCAGTTTTTGGGGGAAAATGAAGGATTGATTGTGGCTGAAGTGGAGCTGGAAAGCGAAGATCAAATGATTGATTTACCGCCGTGGATAGGTCAAGAAGTAACGGACGACACAAGGTACTATAATGCGAATCTTATCGGCAATCCTTATCAAAAATGGGAAAAAAAGATACAATAA